In Candidatus Polarisedimenticolia bacterium, one DNA window encodes the following:
- a CDS encoding amidohydrolase family protein encodes MSQRHRSKSLIPLILAALSFPFARAEETLAVRCGRLLDPARQRVIENAVVLVQQGKVHSIVTGDQVPAGARVIRLDGMTVLPGLIDAHTHLLLQGDVTAEDYDAQLLKESIPFRALRAVKAAGIALSHGFTTLRDIGNEGAGYADVDLKRAFSTEVLPGPHLLVATRALAPTGAYPLHGYAWELKVPIGVETCDGAGGCRKAVRDQAEHGADWIKVYADRGYRRQADGVWKSIPNFTPEEMKAIVDESHRLGKKVAAHSMTPSGHQVALGAGVDSIEHGDVLDDASIRTMVRRHVYLCPTLSVTAFVAPGRSKTNRVWADLLEAGKRYFRKALAAGVPIAFGTDAGGFDWDKVNQAEEFRRMVDLGMTPWQAIRSATIVAAEMLGEEGSLGSVSPGSHADLIAVRGDPLSDISVLEHNVAWVMLDGKIVFSASPSLESPRPAP; translated from the coding sequence ATGTCACAAAGGCATCGCTCGAAGAGTCTGATCCCCCTGATCCTGGCGGCCCTGAGCTTCCCTTTCGCGCGGGCAGAAGAGACGCTTGCCGTCCGTTGCGGGAGGCTCCTCGACCCCGCGCGCCAGCGCGTGATCGAAAACGCGGTGGTGCTCGTCCAACAAGGAAAAGTCCATTCCATCGTGACGGGCGATCAGGTCCCGGCGGGAGCCCGGGTGATCCGGTTGGATGGGATGACCGTCCTTCCCGGGTTGATCGATGCCCACACCCATCTGCTCCTCCAGGGAGACGTCACCGCGGAGGATTATGATGCGCAGCTGCTGAAGGAATCGATCCCCTTTCGAGCCTTGCGGGCCGTCAAAGCGGCAGGCATCGCCTTGAGCCATGGGTTCACGACTCTGCGCGACATCGGCAACGAGGGGGCCGGGTATGCGGACGTCGATCTGAAGCGCGCGTTTTCCACGGAGGTCTTGCCAGGGCCGCACCTCTTGGTAGCCACCAGGGCTCTGGCGCCCACGGGCGCCTATCCTCTTCATGGCTACGCATGGGAGCTCAAGGTTCCGATTGGCGTGGAGACTTGCGACGGCGCCGGGGGCTGCAGGAAAGCGGTCCGGGACCAAGCGGAGCATGGCGCCGATTGGATCAAGGTGTACGCCGACCGGGGCTATCGCCGTCAGGCTGACGGCGTCTGGAAGAGCATCCCCAACTTCACCCCCGAAGAGATGAAGGCCATCGTCGACGAGTCGCACCGGCTCGGAAAAAAGGTCGCGGCCCATTCGATGACCCCCTCGGGGCATCAGGTGGCGTTGGGAGCGGGCGTCGATTCCATCGAGCACGGAGACGTCCTGGACGACGCCTCGATCAGGACGATGGTGCGGCGTCACGTCTATCTTTGCCCCACGCTGAGCGTCACCGCGTTCGTCGCTCCGGGCCGCTCGAAGACCAATCGCGTCTGGGCGGACCTGCTCGAAGCGGGCAAGAGATATTTTCGCAAAGCCCTGGCGGCGGGGGTGCCCATCGCGTTCGGAACCGACGCGGGAGGATTCGACTGGGACAAGGTGAACCAGGCCGAGGAGTTCCGGCGGATGGTGGATCTCGGGATGACGCCCTGGCAGGCCATCCGGTCCGCGACGATTGTCGCGGCGGAGATGCTGGGAGAGGAGGGCAGCCTGGGGAGCGTGTCGCCCGGCTCCCATGCCGACTTGATCGCGGTCCGCGGCGATCCCCTGTCGGACATCTCCGTCCTCGAGCACAACGTGGCATGGGTCATGCTCGACGGCAAGATTGTCTTTTCCGCCTCTCCCTCGCTTGAATCGCCTCGCCCGGCGCCCTAG
- a CDS encoding Mut7-C RNAse domain-containing protein, which produces MEAKLAQGPGRVKNTPLRFAADCMLGRLARWLRILGHDTVYFRAIEDADLVELAQDEGRILLTRDTRLVERRAARHALLVESPYLEPQLRQLARWGGTGFLAPDLCPRCPECNEPTLPAEKETVEDRVPLFVMRTQARFRACPRCQRVYWKATHVRGMLRRLRRTLGPAVQEWMEERRAKAAPRTPIRRDES; this is translated from the coding sequence GTGGAAGCCAAACTAGCACAGGGCCCCGGGCGAGTCAAAAACACCCCGCTCCGCTTCGCCGCCGACTGCATGCTCGGCCGGCTCGCCCGGTGGCTGAGAATCCTGGGACACGACACCGTCTATTTTCGGGCCATCGAGGACGCCGATCTGGTGGAGCTCGCCCAAGACGAGGGGCGCATCCTCCTGACGCGCGATACCCGACTCGTAGAACGGCGCGCCGCGCGCCATGCCCTTCTCGTCGAAAGCCCCTATCTCGAGCCGCAGCTCCGCCAGCTGGCTCGATGGGGCGGGACCGGCTTCCTGGCCCCCGATCTCTGCCCGAGGTGCCCCGAGTGCAACGAGCCGACCCTCCCGGCGGAGAAGGAGACGGTCGAGGACCGGGTTCCGCTCTTCGTGATGAGGACTCAGGCGCGATTTCGCGCGTGTCCGCGCTGCCAACGCGTTTATTGGAAGGCCACCCACGTCCGTGGGATGCTCCGGCGACTCCGACGGACTCTGGGTCCCGCTGTTCAGGAATGGATGGAAGAGAGGAGAGCCAAAGCCGCGCCGCGGACGCCGATCCGGCGAGACGAGTCTTGA
- a CDS encoding DNA polymerase II, whose product MVRGFILQPTYRIEAGKPIVYIFGKLETGEPFLVRDGRSTPHFFVRESDAPRAWQIGADRQAPTGWTTLDLEPVLRVEVPTPPDAAPLRDRLRAAGIPCYEADVRFALRFLIDRHLRGSIAIEGASRAGNRIPRIYDDPRLTPCEFRPKLKILSLDLETDTRGTRVLSAALHGPGFEEVLLSSPADRERPAGSVFCGTEKNLLLRLAETLRHQDPDVITGWSVVEFDLSILERRARAHDLSLDLGRIPGPMRIHRDRSAWGTSRAEIPGRMVLDGIQLLKGAFVKLEDYRLETAARALLGEGKTLAGPDRHREIERLFKEDLPAFVRYNLTDARLVSAILERTRLVDLAVERSLLTGMPLDRVSASIASFDFLYLSEIRRRSRVGPTVQADSRLEPVLGGAVLEPVTGLHERILGFDFKSLYPSLILTFNIDPVEYLPRPAPEEDVIRAPNGACFSRRPGILPEILSRLFPRREAARQAGDAIASQAIKILMNSFYGVLATPACRFHSHPVANAITHFGQSILLWTKRHVEEMGHRVLYGDTDSLFVESNAATPEYAIQVGKDLAARINRDLSKHLLATYRVNSRLELEFERLYHKLFLPSMRHGIAGARKRYAGWVDENGRRQILFVGMESVRSDWTELSKAFQLGLYERVFSEEPVEAYVRETVEKLRSGASDGMLVYRKSLRKPIDQYTETTPPHVKAARLLPKITGRVIHYVMTVDGPQPEGYRESPIDYEHYVEKQLEPVADALLSHLGTSFRAILGGERQMDLF is encoded by the coding sequence ATGGTCCGAGGCTTCATTCTTCAGCCCACCTACCGGATCGAAGCCGGCAAGCCGATCGTCTATATCTTTGGGAAGCTGGAAACGGGCGAGCCGTTCCTGGTCCGTGACGGCCGCTCCACCCCGCATTTCTTCGTTCGCGAATCCGACGCCCCCCGGGCCTGGCAGATCGGGGCCGATCGCCAGGCTCCCACCGGGTGGACCACGCTCGATCTCGAGCCGGTCCTGCGCGTCGAGGTCCCGACTCCTCCGGACGCGGCGCCGCTGCGCGACCGGCTCCGGGCCGCCGGGATTCCCTGCTACGAGGCGGACGTGCGGTTCGCGCTTCGTTTTCTCATCGACCGTCACCTCCGCGGCAGCATCGCGATCGAGGGAGCGTCGCGGGCGGGGAATCGGATCCCGCGGATCTACGACGACCCCCGCCTGACCCCGTGCGAATTCCGTCCCAAGCTGAAGATCCTGTCGCTCGATCTGGAGACCGACACGCGGGGGACGCGGGTCCTTTCGGCGGCGCTCCACGGTCCCGGCTTCGAGGAGGTTCTCCTCTCCTCGCCCGCCGATCGGGAAAGGCCGGCCGGCAGCGTCTTCTGCGGCACCGAGAAGAACCTCCTGCTGCGCCTGGCGGAGACGCTCCGGCACCAGGATCCGGACGTGATCACCGGATGGAGCGTCGTGGAGTTCGATCTGTCGATCCTCGAGCGCCGGGCCCGGGCGCACGACCTTTCGCTGGACCTGGGGAGGATCCCGGGCCCTATGCGGATCCATCGCGACCGCTCGGCGTGGGGCACCTCCCGCGCCGAGATCCCGGGCCGCATGGTCCTCGACGGGATCCAGCTCCTGAAAGGCGCCTTCGTGAAGCTCGAGGACTACCGCCTCGAGACGGCCGCCCGCGCCTTGCTGGGAGAAGGGAAGACGCTCGCGGGCCCCGATCGCCACCGGGAGATCGAGCGGCTCTTCAAGGAGGATCTTCCCGCCTTCGTCCGGTACAACCTGACCGACGCGCGCCTCGTCTCGGCCATCCTCGAGCGCACGCGCCTGGTCGATCTCGCCGTGGAGCGCAGCCTGCTCACGGGAATGCCTCTCGACCGCGTCTCCGCGAGCATCGCGTCGTTCGATTTTCTCTATCTCTCCGAGATCCGCAGGCGCAGCCGCGTGGGGCCGACCGTCCAGGCCGACTCGCGCCTCGAGCCGGTGCTCGGAGGGGCGGTGCTGGAGCCGGTGACCGGGCTGCACGAGCGGATTCTCGGCTTCGATTTCAAGAGCCTTTATCCGAGCCTGATCCTCACGTTCAACATCGACCCGGTCGAATACCTTCCCCGGCCCGCTCCGGAAGAGGACGTGATCCGCGCGCCCAACGGCGCCTGTTTCAGCCGCCGGCCCGGAATCCTCCCGGAGATCCTGTCGCGCCTCTTCCCGCGGCGCGAGGCCGCCCGGCAGGCGGGCGACGCCATCGCCTCCCAGGCGATCAAGATTCTCATGAACTCCTTCTACGGCGTCCTGGCCACTCCGGCGTGCCGCTTCCACTCCCATCCGGTGGCCAACGCCATCACCCACTTCGGCCAGTCGATTCTCCTGTGGACGAAGCGTCACGTGGAGGAGATGGGACACCGCGTTCTTTACGGTGACACCGATTCCCTGTTCGTCGAATCGAACGCTGCCACCCCCGAGTACGCGATCCAGGTGGGGAAGGATCTCGCTGCCCGGATCAACCGGGACCTCTCCAAGCACCTTCTCGCCACCTACCGGGTGAACAGCCGGCTGGAGCTGGAGTTCGAGCGCCTCTACCACAAGCTCTTCCTGCCGTCGATGCGGCACGGGATCGCCGGGGCCCGCAAGCGTTACGCGGGCTGGGTGGATGAAAACGGCCGGCGGCAGATTCTCTTCGTCGGCATGGAATCGGTGCGCAGCGATTGGACCGAGTTGAGCAAGGCGTTCCAGCTGGGCCTTTACGAGCGGGTTTTCTCGGAGGAGCCGGTCGAGGCCTACGTCCGCGAGACGGTCGAGAAGCTTCGATCGGGCGCCTCGGACGGCATGCTCGTCTATCGCAAATCCCTCCGGAAGCCGATCGACCAGTACACCGAGACCACGCCGCCCCACGTCAAGGCGGCCCGCCTCCTGCCCAAGATCACCGGACGGGTGATCCATTACGTGATGACCGTCGACGGCCCCCAGCCGGAAGGGTATCGGGAAAGCCCCATCGATTACGAGCATTACGTGGAAAAGCAGCTCGAGCCGGTGGCCGACGCCCTGTTGAGCCACCTCGGCACCTCCTTCCGGGCCATCCTCGGCGGCGAGCGCCAGATGGATCTCTTCTAA
- a CDS encoding sulfite oxidase gives MSSSDRITVQSDPYNAETPLPRLAAGVTATDSFYVRNHFDVPSLDPRDWRLVMEGAVETCLSLSLPEIQALPVRRLRVTLECAGNGRTLMRPAPASTPWALGAVSTADFAGAPLGALLDRAGPRADAVELRFTGADQGEVGPGSRIAFERSLPLAECRRDEVLLAWEMNGEPLRALHGFPLRLVVPRWYGVASVKWLTRITALTQPFRGYFQSEHYVYRSAAGAPGGEPVSRMRVRSLIAAPSEGDVLSSSPAEISGVAWSGDAPVARVEVSVDGGLTWNDATLDRHDSNAAWTAWRFAWKPPAPGARTLMTRATDARGNVQPMEPVWNALGYGNNVVQRVHVTVRPGSV, from the coding sequence TTGAGCTCCTCCGATCGGATCACCGTCCAGAGCGATCCCTACAACGCGGAAACTCCGCTTCCCCGGCTCGCCGCCGGCGTCACCGCCACCGATTCCTTCTACGTCCGGAATCATTTCGACGTGCCGTCTCTCGATCCCCGCGATTGGCGCCTCGTCATGGAAGGGGCGGTCGAGACCTGCCTCAGCCTCTCCCTCCCTGAAATCCAGGCGCTCCCGGTCCGCCGCCTGCGCGTCACGCTGGAGTGCGCCGGAAACGGCAGGACCCTCATGCGCCCCGCCCCCGCCAGCACGCCCTGGGCGCTCGGAGCGGTGAGCACCGCCGATTTCGCCGGGGCTCCCCTGGGCGCGCTGCTCGACCGGGCCGGGCCCCGCGCGGACGCCGTGGAGCTACGGTTCACGGGCGCGGACCAGGGAGAAGTGGGACCCGGGAGCCGGATCGCCTTCGAACGAAGCCTGCCCCTCGCGGAGTGCCGGCGCGACGAAGTCCTGCTCGCCTGGGAGATGAACGGCGAGCCGCTTCGTGCGCTTCATGGCTTTCCGTTGCGCCTGGTGGTGCCCCGCTGGTACGGCGTCGCCTCGGTGAAGTGGCTGACGCGGATCACCGCGCTCACGCAGCCGTTCCGCGGCTATTTCCAGAGCGAGCACTACGTCTACCGGAGCGCGGCGGGCGCGCCCGGCGGCGAGCCGGTCTCCCGCATGCGCGTCCGATCGCTCATCGCGGCGCCGTCCGAAGGCGACGTGCTGTCCTCGTCGCCGGCGGAAATCTCCGGAGTGGCGTGGTCCGGAGACGCTCCCGTCGCGCGGGTGGAAGTCAGCGTCGACGGCGGCCTCACCTGGAACGACGCGACGCTGGATCGGCACGATTCCAACGCCGCCTGGACCGCCTGGCGGTTCGCCTGGAAACCCCCAGCTCCCGGGGCGCGCACTCTGATGACCCGCGCCACCGACGCCCGGGGAAACGTCCAGCCGATGGAGCCGGTGTGGAACGCCCTGGGCTACGGAAACAACGTCGTCCAGCGCGTCCACGTCACCGTTCGCCCCGGATCGGTCTGA
- a CDS encoding pyridine nucleotide-disulfide oxidoreductase produces MNTEPRRSGPALAAGSGLHLGIPGFQYADLYDPARLRELAEIFFLEVGGRDAELLSAWRAYEQSPDAAPARHVSDLLIRMGPHLSRFLARLFGIEEEASRIQALTRREDPVFRFKVDFIRRRVQRKIQPQHLASFHRSDVDAVVEAMLRGAADPELAMALLACELMDLEAPLLAGGGSLRPDVVAKVNSFKSRLAAFSPLPQGLTAMLRAAPPPEHGGDLTLVQSLLRVLEEWCGLRLLDPALREEVSAWVSFRFPKPLDFDRLVQTIPARPGPGEPFVEAPPGHLRDRDGFKLTDPRMSLRDVLGEVHYCVYCHERDKDSCSKGIQKDGRFKINPLGVTIKGCPLDEKISEMHFLRREGDPLAALALVMIDNPMCPGTGHRICNDCMKGCIYQTQDPVNIPQIETRVLTEVLDLSWGVEIYGLLTRWNPLNARRPFALPYNGKNVLVVGLGPAGYTLSQHLLNEGFGVVAIDGLKIEPLPAEWTGAHGGVPRPVRRFSEIASDLDERILAGFGGVSEYGITVRWDKNFLTLVHLALLRRSKFRAYGGVRFGGTLTLEDAWDRGFDHVAIAAGAGRPTIIDMKNNLIRGIRKASDFLMALQLTGAFKRDSLANLQIRLPAVVIGGGLTAIDTATEVAAYYPLQVEKALERFEALAAEQGEQTVWCRLDPEETGILREFLEHGREVRSERRRAAAAGEPPKLRELVRRWGGVTLAYRKSMTDSPAYRLNHEEVIKCLEEGIVFAEGLDPMTAIPDEHGAVRAVQFLVLGKRGGRYAPTGREEILPCRSLLVAAGTTPNITYEKEHPGAFQKDPQGKFFQAYRAVPAPDGGFTLQRVESGEGVGFFASPHRDGRFVTYYGDNHPLYAGSVVKAMASARDGFPHVAALFREELARLDPAAQPWREESFRRFADRLDGELLATVHQVARLTPTIVEVIVKAPLAARQFHPGQFYRLQSFESRAPLIDGTRLTMEGIALTGAWNDPAAGLLSLIILEMGTSSRLCAALRPGDPVVVMGPTGAPTEIPSGESVLLAGGGLGNAVLFSIARALRSNRCHVIYFAGYKRGEDLFKREEIEAATDQVIWSTDGGAPVEPRRAQDRHFRGNIVQAMKEYGAGNLGECRVPLGEVSRIIAIGSDRMMAAVKEARRTVLAPYLRKDHVAIGSINSTMQCMLKEICAQCLQKHVDPITGEETKPVFSCYNQDQPLDEVDFGNLAARLKMNTVAEKLSNLWLDHLLRQENLPRV; encoded by the coding sequence ATGAACACCGAACCTCGCCGTTCGGGCCCCGCCCTGGCGGCCGGCTCGGGCCTGCATCTCGGAATCCCCGGCTTCCAATACGCCGACCTTTACGATCCGGCCCGGCTGCGCGAGCTGGCGGAGATCTTCTTCCTCGAAGTCGGCGGCCGTGACGCCGAGCTGCTTTCCGCCTGGCGCGCCTACGAGCAATCACCCGACGCCGCTCCCGCCCGGCACGTTTCGGACCTGCTGATCCGGATGGGCCCGCATCTGAGCCGGTTCTTGGCGCGCCTGTTCGGAATCGAGGAGGAGGCGAGCCGGATCCAAGCCCTCACGCGCCGGGAGGATCCGGTTTTTCGCTTCAAAGTCGATTTCATTCGCCGCCGTGTCCAACGCAAGATCCAGCCGCAGCATCTCGCCTCCTTCCATCGGTCCGACGTCGACGCGGTGGTCGAAGCGATGCTGCGCGGCGCCGCGGACCCCGAGCTGGCCATGGCCCTCCTCGCGTGCGAGCTGATGGACCTCGAGGCGCCCCTGCTCGCCGGCGGGGGGTCGCTGCGGCCCGACGTCGTCGCCAAGGTCAACAGCTTCAAGAGCCGGCTCGCGGCCTTCTCTCCGCTTCCCCAGGGCCTCACCGCCATGTTGCGGGCCGCCCCACCCCCGGAACACGGCGGAGACCTCACGCTGGTGCAGTCGCTGTTGCGCGTCTTGGAGGAATGGTGCGGCCTGCGCCTGCTGGATCCCGCGCTGCGGGAGGAGGTGTCCGCCTGGGTCTCCTTCCGCTTCCCGAAACCGCTCGATTTCGACCGCCTCGTGCAGACCATCCCGGCCCGTCCCGGCCCCGGAGAACCCTTCGTCGAAGCGCCGCCCGGCCACCTTCGCGATCGCGACGGATTCAAGCTGACCGATCCCCGGATGAGCCTGCGGGACGTTCTCGGGGAGGTTCACTATTGCGTTTACTGCCACGAGCGGGACAAGGACTCCTGCTCGAAGGGAATCCAGAAGGACGGGCGGTTCAAGATCAACCCTCTCGGGGTCACGATCAAGGGATGTCCGCTGGACGAGAAGATCTCGGAGATGCACTTTCTGCGCCGTGAAGGGGACCCTCTCGCCGCCCTCGCCCTGGTGATGATCGACAATCCCATGTGTCCCGGAACGGGCCATCGGATCTGCAACGACTGCATGAAAGGATGCATCTATCAGACTCAGGATCCGGTCAACATTCCCCAGATCGAGACGCGGGTCCTCACCGAAGTTCTCGATCTCTCCTGGGGAGTCGAGATCTATGGTCTGCTCACCCGGTGGAACCCTCTGAACGCCCGCCGGCCTTTCGCGCTTCCCTACAACGGCAAGAACGTCCTGGTCGTCGGCCTCGGTCCCGCGGGCTACACCCTCTCCCAGCATCTCCTCAACGAAGGCTTCGGCGTCGTGGCGATCGACGGCTTGAAGATCGAGCCTCTGCCGGCGGAATGGACCGGCGCGCACGGCGGCGTCCCGCGTCCCGTGCGGCGCTTCTCGGAGATCGCCTCCGATCTGGACGAGCGGATTCTGGCCGGCTTCGGCGGCGTCTCCGAGTACGGGATCACGGTCCGCTGGGACAAGAATTTCCTGACACTCGTCCATCTCGCTCTCCTGCGCCGGTCCAAGTTCCGGGCTTACGGCGGCGTCCGTTTCGGAGGCACGCTGACGCTCGAGGACGCGTGGGACCGGGGATTCGATCACGTCGCCATCGCCGCGGGCGCCGGGCGTCCCACCATCATCGACATGAAGAACAACCTGATTCGCGGCATTCGCAAGGCCTCCGACTTCCTGATGGCGCTCCAGCTCACCGGCGCTTTCAAGCGCGACTCGCTGGCCAACCTCCAGATCAGGCTTCCGGCCGTCGTCATCGGCGGCGGCCTCACCGCCATCGACACGGCCACCGAGGTCGCCGCCTACTATCCGCTGCAAGTCGAGAAGGCTCTGGAGCGCTTCGAGGCGCTGGCGGCCGAGCAGGGGGAGCAGACGGTCTGGTGCCGGCTGGATCCCGAGGAAACCGGCATTCTCCGCGAATTTCTCGAGCACGGCCGGGAAGTGCGCTCCGAGCGCCGCCGCGCCGCAGCCGCCGGGGAGCCTCCGAAGCTGCGCGAGCTGGTGCGCCGGTGGGGCGGCGTGACCCTCGCCTACCGGAAATCGATGACCGACTCCCCCGCTTATCGCCTGAATCACGAAGAGGTCATCAAATGCCTGGAGGAGGGAATCGTATTCGCCGAGGGCCTCGACCCGATGACGGCGATTCCCGACGAGCACGGGGCCGTCCGGGCCGTGCAGTTCCTCGTCCTCGGAAAGCGGGGAGGCAGGTATGCGCCCACGGGCCGCGAAGAGATCCTCCCTTGCCGGAGCCTTCTGGTGGCCGCCGGAACGACCCCGAACATCACCTACGAAAAGGAGCATCCCGGCGCCTTCCAGAAGGATCCGCAGGGGAAGTTCTTCCAGGCCTACCGCGCCGTCCCGGCGCCGGACGGCGGCTTCACCCTCCAGCGCGTCGAGAGCGGGGAGGGGGTCGGCTTTTTCGCCTCGCCGCACCGCGACGGCCGCTTCGTCACCTACTATGGAGACAACCACCCTCTCTACGCCGGCAGCGTGGTCAAGGCGATGGCCTCGGCCCGGGACGGCTTTCCGCACGTGGCGGCCCTTTTTCGGGAGGAGCTGGCGCGGCTCGATCCCGCCGCCCAGCCGTGGCGCGAGGAATCGTTCCGGCGATTCGCGGACAGGCTCGACGGCGAGCTTCTGGCCACGGTGCATCAGGTCGCGCGTCTCACGCCGACCATCGTGGAAGTGATCGTCAAGGCGCCTCTGGCGGCGCGACAATTCCATCCCGGCCAGTTCTACCGGCTGCAGAGCTTCGAGAGCCGGGCGCCCTTGATCGACGGCACCCGGCTGACCATGGAAGGGATCGCCCTGACCGGGGCCTGGAACGATCCCGCGGCCGGCCTTCTGAGCCTGATCATCCTGGAGATGGGGACCTCCTCGCGCCTCTGCGCGGCGCTTCGCCCCGGCGATCCCGTCGTCGTCATGGGTCCGACCGGAGCTCCCACCGAGATCCCCTCCGGGGAATCGGTCCTCCTGGCGGGCGGCGGCCTCGGCAACGCCGTCCTGTTCTCGATCGCCCGCGCCCTCCGGAGCAACCGCTGCCACGTGATCTACTTCGCCGGATACAAGCGAGGAGAGGATCTCTTCAAGCGGGAGGAGATCGAAGCCGCGACCGACCAGGTCATCTGGAGCACCGACGGCGGCGCCCCCGTCGAGCCCCGGCGCGCCCAGGACCGGCACTTCCGGGGCAATATCGTCCAGGCCATGAAGGAGTACGGCGCGGGAAACCTGGGAGAGTGCCGGGTGCCTCTGGGGGAGGTCTCGCGCATCATCGCCATCGGCTCGGATCGGATGATGGCGGCCGTCAAGGAGGCGCGCCGGACGGTGCTCGCCCCCTACTTGCGGAAGGATCACGTCGCCATCGGCTCCATCAACTCCACGATGCAGTGCATGCTGAAGGAGATCTGCGCCCAGTGCCTTCAGAAGCACGTCGATCCGATCACCGGCGAGGAGACCAAGCCGGTGTTCTCCTGCTACAACCAGGACCAGCCGCTGGACGAGGTCGATTTCGGGAACCTGGCCGCGCGGCTGAAGATGAATACGGTCGCCGAGAAGCTCTCCAATCTCTGGCTGGATCATCTTCTGCGCCAAGAGAACCTGCCTAGAGTCTGA
- a CDS encoding RNA-binding protein, whose translation MRIYVGNLSYQVTDEELRQAFESHGEVSSANVIMDKFSGQSKGFGFVEMPSKTEAESAINSLNGKELKGRALNVNEARPRPGPGGEGGGGRGGNRGGGGRPW comes from the coding sequence GTGAGGATCTACGTCGGAAACCTCTCGTACCAGGTCACGGATGAGGAACTCAGGCAGGCGTTCGAGTCTCACGGTGAAGTCTCGTCCGCCAACGTGATCATGGACAAGTTCAGCGGTCAATCGAAGGGATTCGGCTTCGTCGAAATGCCGTCGAAGACCGAAGCGGAATCCGCGATCAACTCGCTGAACGGCAAAGAACTAAAGGGTCGCGCCTTGAATGTCAATGAGGCCCGCCCCCGGCCGGGACCGGGTGGCGAGGGTGGAGGCGGCCGGGGCGGAAACCGCGGTGGAGGCGGCCGGCCCTGGTAG
- a CDS encoding M48 family metallopeptidase, whose protein sequence is MGRGTSRRVLVAGLALWIASTALTPARSETSPAPSVEAPARAAEARFDPLRATEDYLAKVPAADRARSDAYFEGGYWLQLWIFLAGLAVAWIFLRTRLSARIRDRAEALTRSRWLQTLLYSSAYIVLSVVFSFPLSLYADFFREHRYGLSNQTFAAWMKDQVTALGVGLILGAAGLTALYAVFRKAPRRWWIGGAVVTILFVFLTALIGPVYIAPLFNTYTPLSDGDLRDSILSMARANGIPARDVYQFDASRQSKRVSANVSGLWGTMRISLNDNLLNRCTKEEIESVMGHEMGHYVLNHVYKGNLEFAILIFAGFAFIRWTFEALVRKRGGAWGIRGIADVAGLPLLGALFSIFFFLCTPLINTAVRTAEAEADIFGLNASGHPDAEAEVALKLGEYRKLSPSPLEEWIFFDHPSGRNRILMAMRWKAEHLGQAPAAPPP, encoded by the coding sequence ATGGGTCGCGGAACCTCCCGGCGGGTGCTGGTCGCCGGCCTGGCGCTTTGGATCGCCTCGACGGCGCTCACCCCCGCTCGCTCCGAGACTTCTCCCGCCCCCTCCGTCGAAGCGCCGGCCCGAGCCGCCGAGGCGCGCTTCGATCCGCTGCGGGCGACGGAAGATTACCTGGCGAAAGTCCCGGCCGCCGACCGCGCCCGATCGGACGCCTATTTCGAAGGAGGCTACTGGCTCCAGCTCTGGATCTTCCTGGCCGGCCTGGCCGTCGCCTGGATCTTCCTCCGCACCCGCCTCTCCGCGAGGATTCGCGACCGGGCCGAGGCCCTCACCCGCTCGCGTTGGCTCCAGACGCTGCTCTATTCCTCCGCCTACATCGTCCTGAGCGTCGTGTTCTCCTTTCCGCTTTCGCTGTACGCCGATTTTTTCCGCGAGCATCGCTACGGCCTGTCGAACCAGACGTTCGCGGCCTGGATGAAGGATCAGGTGACGGCGCTGGGAGTGGGGCTGATCCTGGGCGCCGCGGGCCTGACGGCGCTTTACGCCGTCTTTCGCAAGGCTCCTCGTCGCTGGTGGATCGGGGGGGCGGTCGTGACGATCCTGTTCGTCTTCTTGACGGCGCTGATCGGGCCGGTCTACATCGCGCCCCTGTTCAACACCTACACGCCGCTGTCGGACGGCGACTTGCGGGACTCGATTCTCTCCATGGCCCGCGCCAACGGAATTCCGGCGCGCGACGTCTATCAATTCGACGCCTCACGGCAGAGCAAGCGGGTGAGCGCGAACGTCAGCGGTCTCTGGGGGACGATGCGGATCTCCCTGAACGACAACCTGCTGAACCGCTGCACGAAGGAGGAGATCGAGTCGGTGATGGGCCACGAGATGGGACATTACGTCCTGAATCACGTCTACAAGGGGAACCTGGAGTTCGCGATCCTGATCTTCGCCGGGTTCGCCTTCATCCGGTGGACCTTCGAGGCGCTGGTCCGGAAGCGCGGCGGGGCGTGGGGTATCCGCGGCATCGCCGACGTGGCGGGATTGCCGCTCCTCGGGGCGCTCTTTTCGATCTTCTTCTTCCTGTGCACGCCGCTGATCAACACGGCCGTCCGCACCGCCGAGGCGGAGGCCGACATCTTCGGTCTCAACGCCAGCGGGCACCCCGATGCCGAGGCCGAGGTGGCGCTGAAGCTGGGCGAATATCGGAAGCTCTCTCCCTCGCCGCTGGAGGAATGGATCTTCTTCGATCATCCGAGCGGCCGGAACCGCATCCTCATGGCGATGCGCTGGAAGGCGGAGCACCTCGGGCAGGCCCCGGCCGCCCCGCCCCCCTGA